Within Citrus sinensis cultivar Valencia sweet orange chromosome 1, DVS_A1.0, whole genome shotgun sequence, the genomic segment GAAATTATCTTTACTATTTAAGAcacaaaagaatatattacTGAAAgataaatatgactttttaaCAAACAAAGCAACCATTGATTATATTTAGAGTTTATCGCATCTTTACTGTTTGACTATGTTAATTTGTcacaaaaatttaagtaaaaaactttaataatattattttgaccccaaaaaagaagaagaaagaattaggtttacaaaaatttgacaaaagaTGTGAAAAGACTATTATAtgtaacttaattttttgtcttttcatacttttcaccaaaattttgtaacttaattttttatcgaaataaattttgaaaaatatttaagttaaaataactcacctcttatttatttatttttgtatcttTTACATGCAATAACTCAATCAGAGCTGTTGAGTTTGCATTTTACCTCAATtcaaaaggggggggggggcggggggggaggggggagGAGTTCTAGAGTATTCGTATGactaattaattgatgaatatAGTATTCGTTTATACatcaattgtaaaataatatgtttctATGTCTGTTATATGCTTCGTTGGACCACAACCATACAAACATTTCAATTTCAGTACGATGTGATCACCCGAGTTTTCAGAAAGCCgggttttcaaatttcaattctgTTTGTTATGGTCTGGGCCTGGGAGCCCATATCTATGCAGTTAAACATCCTTTTAAATTTCTAcgttgtaaaaattaaaacttatagAGAAttcagcaatttttttttatttttttatttaacgaGGAGAACTAAtttattagaataaaatatcaaatacaaTAACGAGGAGCCAAATcccacacacaaaaaaaaagaaaaaaaaagaggtaaCTAAGCCAAACCAAATACTGGCAAAACCTATAGTTTAGAAAAGTCATTACCAACACAGAGAAGGGCATCAGGGCAcgagtaaaaatttttagttctaaAAGAAACATTTGAATAATCCcttcattatcattattattattattatatatatttttaataagacCTCAATTTAGCGAGGGATATTTATTGAATACAGTCGAGAAGAGAGAGACACTCAATTACTTCAAGGTCCTcatgaagaacaaaatgaAACAAGAAGCAAACTAGAAGCTAGGTAGCGAACAGACTTCAAAGAAATGGTGACGAGCTAGGCAACTAAAACTCCACGAGTCCAAAATTATAACCCAAGATTGACTGAATTTCCCAAAACTGCAAACCCAAGATTAGCAAGCCACTTTGATGATCACCCCTTCCCCTTGGTGCAAAATATGACGACGACGACGGCTTCTAGTGTACTCCCTGCCATCCACGATATATAAGACAAGGCAGTTACGTTACTCAACAGAGCTAGAGATCAAAGCCACAGCAATAATAGACAATATGGTGATATAGAAGCCGCCCACAACCTGACATGGAGCTACGCTGGCGGGCGGTGGCGGAGGCTGGACCGGTGGGGGAACTGGGGCCGGCGAAGTTCTGTTtcctggtggtggtggtggaggcAAGGGAGGTGGAGCGGCCGGCGCTGGGGTGCTGGTGCCGGTGACGTTGATGGCCAGCCGTTGTCCCAATGAGCAGTGGCTTAGATATGTAGAAGTGAAGTAATATTCACCGGGGAATTTGAGTGTGATTTTCACTGGACTAGAAGTGAAAACTGCAATTGTGCTATTAATGTTGCACGTTTCGTATACATCCTTGGGCACTATGGCAACATCTTGTGTCCCATTCGCAAAGTTAAATACTGCATaacatttttgaaaaaaaaaaaaaaattaattattcacatTTCAATTTAGTGCTATGCTACttttatgtgaattttttattaataaattaattacctAAAGTGTCACAAACGAAGAAAGAGTAGAAGGAAGCCCAAGAGGCATAAAAAAGTGCACCACCAGGCGGAATGGCCCAACCAATGTTACCGCCGACGGTGTAGTTCACCGGAGTTCTTGGCAGAGAGGGACCGGGGCTGGGTTGAGGAGCAGGGCCAGTAACGTGAATTGCCAGCTTCTGCCCTAACGTGCAGTGCAGCTCCAGGGTACATATAAAGTAGTAATCGCCAGCTGCCTCGAGGCTGAATTCTGCCGGGCCTGTGGTTTTACGTGAAATGGGACTCGCTGGATTGCAGTTCTCATATGCTTCCTTTGTTACGCTTGCTACATCTTGTTGTCCGGTTGTGAAATTGAACACTGCATGGttaacaaacaaatttattaaatatatatgtgaaAGTAATTATGGGCCACGTTCGTATTTTCCAAAATGTGAATTTGGGCAATAATTTTCTTGTCGCTCAGAGTACGTACGAAGAATATCACCAACAGAGAACGTCTGCATGGAAGCCCAAGTGACATAAGCGATGGCGCCACCAGGAGGAATTTGCCATCCTAAGTCACCGCCGACCACGTGGGTAGTCTCGGCAGCTGTGTTCTGTAAGAGAGAAGCCATGGATGCTGTCACTGCAATGGCTAAAATGATTGTTCTTgccatattttatttagtttgtatagactttattttgattcttgtGTTTAATGGAGAATTTAGTGACTCTATTTATAGTAGTAATAGACTAGAGGTTGAGTAATGAATTGATAAGTTTAGTTTGgtcattatttttgtttaattattttctatcacCCTCCTatgcatttaattaattttcgaTTAACACAGACACTCCAAGTTTTGAGTTAGTACAACATTAATAATTGTTGTTCATGCACATAACAAAAGTTGCACATGTTTCTTCATTCCCAAATCGCAAAACATAACGGGACTTTAGGTTTCcagaagaattttaattaattagtcacGACCAGtcatcattaaattaatattgtgggttttttcaaattaactaTATTAATTAGTCATCCAAATGCTTACTTGGACTCATTCcctgaaaattattttaaaatcactcTGCATATTACTACATCAGCTATGATTTTGATGCCTCTATATGCGTATTAATTTATCGAGACCGTAAAGAACTGGgtataatataaaaacagATTTCGAAAGCGAAAATATACCAAGTCAATTATTGACGATATATAAGATTAAGAATATAGAAATGATACTCACCCCATCTGATAATCTCACTTGAACCCCACCCAGGCCAATTTTTGTACATTTGTTTCGACTTGTGTGAAATTCTGGTGAGATTCAATCATGTTGGCGAGTCGAATACAGAAATATTGTTTGCTACCTCATTAAAGAATTAAGTCTCATAACAAattaagttatattatttggTTAGCATCCAACagataattctattaaaagattatttttatttttttagttttttttttttaaaataaaacacattaaTGATATTAATGAGTGTGTGTTCTTTTTCAATCGTATGATCCCATGTATCTTTCAATCAATCATACGTTGAGTTTAAAACTACTGCACTGCGACAAACAAGCTGCATGttaaagacttaaaatgtgTATACACGCACGTGACAAATGCTAATGAAGAGGGAGTAATGTGTGGTTGTATTTTTCCAGTTAATTATACGATTAGTCAACCAAAGTGGCTTGTAATATTCGAGATCTCTTCTTCCCCGAGCAAAAGGCAAAATATATTTCCTAAATTATTCAAGCTCGCCCCGGCTTTATTATGTGAGTAAACCCAATGTCCATTAtgtcttttaaattattcacaCGGAACCATCCATTCCGTGACACGTATTTAATTGTTCGTGTAATTGTcaagcttttaatttttatagcaCGCAGTATTCTGGTATACGTAAGGTCGGTGCTTTGACCATGCAACCTAAAAGACGTGCacaaatttacatttatttttcacgTAGACttttataaatcattttaattacttttaattacttttattgacaataaaatttatacaatttgAGTTCGCTACTCTCGCCCTATACAATccttaaatctaaataaacaACTCTCCATACTCACAgcattataatttgttttaatttgcggtttattattttgatttaatttaccCAGAATGCTGAATTCTATTGCTCAAGGTTCAGCCCCAATATATTTGTGTGTGTgaacacaattttttatttatttttgaatgaaTTGGTCACAATCCAACTTTTAACTGTCAATATAACAAGGTGGAAATGTTCTTTTACTCAAAACTCTACTGAAGACGAACATCATTACCGAACCTAATTTTTGACTTATGGGCATACAAAGTCGATCTAGCAAGCTACAACGACGTTTCgctgaaaatatatatatgcattcGGTTGGCTTCTGTCGGATTATATATTCCCGTGTTACAAGGTCAATGAATATCTGGTTAGGCTTGAATAATTTAACTCGTTCTCCATTTACAAAAATACAGATTTGATCAACGTTACATTGttatattaaaacaatatttaccATGATGTTTCACTTAGAATGTACATTTTAAGCGTGAACGTTCAGAAGatagaataattataattaataatcatatgACTGTTATTAATCGAGAAAAGCGAAAATCAGAAACGACATAAACTATGATCATTGATCCCCATAAAAATCATAGTGACGCGGCTGCTGATGAATAAGAAATGAATTACAAACAGCCttattcaaaaacaaaattctcaAACAATCATCACGATCAAATGAATATGTCTGTATTCTGTCCAGTAAAAACCATAgcaataaagaaaactaaaagaCCCTCATAAGCAAGCAATATATGGTATAGCCGCCTAGTAGAACAAGCCTACGGCAACGAACATCAAGACGGCAGCAAAGCTAACGCCTATTGGGGCAGTGTCAGAAGGTGGCGGTGCTTGCGTGGAAGGAGTAGTATCAGTGCCGGTGCCAGAAGGACCAGGGGGTGCGGGAGAAGTGCCAGGGCCGCCGCCGGCAGAAGGAGCAGGGGCTGAGCCGCCGGAGTTGTTACCAACAACGTTAACGGTCAACTTTTGGCCGGCGGCGCAGTGACCGGGGAACCCGCATATGTAGTAGTGCTGACCAGTTGTGTTGAGGCGAACCCTTGCCGGTCCATTTGTTATGCGATTGACGGCGTTGGCCGTGCTGCATGAATCATAAGCTTGCCTTGTCACTACAGTCAAGTCATGTGCTCCAGTAGCGAAATTAAACACTGTAAGATTAAGGGGGcaaaaagaatagaaagaGATTAAGATCAATGATCGACGTTAATATATATTACGCTTgctattataattatatatatgacaAGTTGCCTCATTATGTacgtataaaattattatactagaattgttttaaaatattaattaattaccaagAGTGTCGCCGATCCGAAAGGTGTTAGCAGAAGCCCAGTTGGAATAAAAGGTGTTGTTTGGTGGGATTGTCCAGCCCGTGTTGCCGCCCACAACAAGATCAACGGCGGCTGTGCCGTGTAGCAGTGTTGCTGCAAAAGCTAGAGCCATAACGAGCTGTGCCATATTCATATTTCTAGTTGCCATTTCTTTCTTCGTAATTGTGTTCGCCGGAATTAAGGCCGCCCCCCAAAATCTTTTTAAGTTCTGTGTGCTGCAGGTTAATTGTTGCCTGTAGGCTCatgttgatatatatatatatatgtatatataattatatatacatcAATTGATTTGAAAGTCGTTGATAGGTGCAATAGCTTCTCGGTAGGTAATAGTTTGCGTATGTTGACGCATACCCCGTtgttttacttattattttaaaatctccTCTTCCTCGAAATGAAGTTATTTAGACATGAACACGAACGCATCTCATTCCAAATtgattctaaataaaaataatcaataatgatgcaatttttttttttttaatgtttgataATACCGACATTAATAGTTTATTAGTGTTGATTTTGTCAGCTTAATCCAccactaattaatatatatagtaatgtcatttattattattattttttataacttagaaCATCTCTAAAAGactctattaattttactcttcaaatatttatttgttcatcTATGCGGTAAAAAgaagagtgaaaaaatatgttattctccaaaagactattcaaagaaaaataagttaacattattttaatcaaataaatattttttcaaaaaaaaatggtaattaaacacttctctctctctcaaataaaaaataataaaatataaattaaagaaaaagaaaataattttacaaaattaaagagagaaaatcatttcttatttgaaaaatcttaattgAAGTATCTTTTACATACTTAAATGCTAATGttactctttaaataataataaaattttatttaaatagatttttagAGAtactcttatatatatatatatatatatatataatatgctcatatacataaaatatgttCATTAATCTTTGGTAGCTTGTCATCTTGTGACACTTGCTTTATGTGAGTGTGAACGgggaaaagaagaaggaaatcTATTATGCGCACCCTGAACCCACgtttaaaaaaagtagaaaaagttataaaaatgaacacataatattatcaaatcaTCGAGAATGAAAGTTCCACGTAATTGATCAAAGAATTCTccatcttattattattattattattattaaaaaaaaagagtctaCTTTATCTAGAATCGTTGAGTTAGTCTCTGATCAGAGACTTTCCGTTAAATAATTAGCACAATATTTTCGAAAACCCGGTCTGCCGATGACTTGGTGAAATAAAGAAACGAGCTGATGCAGAATCTGACGCAATACCAGGAGGTGAACTGTTTCTGGCTCTATTACTTTCGCTCAACCATTCAAAATGCCAAATTCATAatgcttgaaaaaaaaactaacctAACGAAAGATACAGCATCGACAACTAGAGATTATCCCGATGATCATCAGAGCATCCAAATCAAAGTAGAAGTAGAAATACGTGCCTACCTATTTCCGATTGAAGGACTTCTTTGTGGTTATTTAGTTAACTCTGGTTGGTATTCCTCAGcctatatataatttatccaAAACAAGTGTCGACAAGCATTCTCTAAATCTGTAGATGGAATCTCGAATTTTCCTCCTTGGTTCTTTTGACATGAACTCACTAGGAGAACACGTTTAACCAggcaaaaatcaatttacatTTGCTGATACAGATAAAATAATCAGCAATCCTAGCTTatgtttttaaatgaaaatacaagaatttaGGTATATAGTTTCAACTATTGAGCATGTTGTGAAATGCACCAAACTCAGAACCCTTTGACTTGCGTGTGCTGGTTTggcaattaaaatatatgactGCCCTGAGACATGCTCAATCACTAGCTTAAGAACAACCATTGCCACAgcaagattattaaaatcaaggaACAATCTCGAGCTCGAATATCCTGTGACAACATATgtaaagatgaagaaaaaagaagtgaaaaacATGGGGACGGAGGTGGCATAATGGATGCCGGTGTTTCATAAATCATAACAAATAAATGCATACACACAAACACAGACATGCATACACCCTGAATAATGATCAATTGAGATCCTTGTGAATTATGGTAATTATCTGATGCAGGGAGTGGAGAGGCATAATTAAGGTATAAGATGCAACTAACAAGGTGAATTACTTTATATACTCTTAACGGATTCTCCATCGCTCGTCAAGGACGCAAAGGTTGATGCATTCAGTAGTCAAATGAACCAAATGCGTCAAAACCTCAAATGGTTATCAATATCCTCTGTTGAAAAACCATACTAGGTCTGGGAACTTAGTTGATGGATAATAGAGTGTCGGTGAATCCGTTACTGACTTTGTTGGCAATACAGAGAGTACAAGATCATTAAATTACTTTATCTAGTATGAAACAGTCTGCAATCGAGGCATCTCCTTTCATAATCTCTTTTGTAGTGTGTTCATGGTGTCGGGTTCAATCTGGCATCTTTCACTGTGATGAACTGATGTGACACAcctcaaaaagataaaagtccTCAAAATTTCCCCTCTTGTCAAGTAGGTTTACTAAGAGTACAAACATCCAATGACCTCAAAACATTCAGTGATCTTCTAATAATCATGAGCTATTCACTTCATAGACTAAGAGccagtttttattattttattatgatcaGACTCTAATTTAGTAGAATTCATTAAAGACCTATAAGTTATTCTTGTGATTATTTGTGcttgttt encodes:
- the LOC102630948 gene encoding blue copper protein isoform X1, whose product is MARTIILAIAVTASMASLLQNTAAETTHVVGGDLGWQIPPGGAIAYVTWASMQTFSVGDILLFNFTTGQQDVASVTKEAYENCNPASPISRKTTGPAEFSLEAAGDYYFICTLELHCTLGQKLAIHVTGPAPQPSPGPSLPRTPVNYTVGGNIGWAIPPGGALFYASWASFYSFFVCDTLVFNFANGTQDVAIVPKDVYETCNINSTIAVFTSSPVKITLKFPGEYYFTSTYLSHCSLGQRLAINVTGTSTPAPAAPPPLPPPPPPGNRTSPAPVPPPVQPPPPPASVAPCQVVGGFYITILSIIAVALISSSVE
- the LOC102630948 gene encoding early nodulin-like protein 1 isoform X2, whose amino-acid sequence is MARTIILAIAVTASMASLLQNTAAETTHVVGGDLGWQIPPGGAIAYVTWASMQTFSVGDILLFNFTTGQQDVASVTKEAYENCNPASPISRKTTGPAEFSLEAAGDYYFICTLELHCTLGQKLAIHVTGPAPQPSPGPSLPRTPVNYTVGGNIGWAIPPGGALFYASWASFYSFFVCDTLVFNFANGTQDVAIVPKDVYETCNINSTIAVFTSSPVKITLKFPGEYYFTSTYLSHCSLGQRLAINVTGTSTPAPAAPPPLPPPPPPGNRTSPAPVPPPVQPPPPPASVAPCQGVH
- the LOC102613370 gene encoding umecyanin-like, which produces MATRNMNMAQLVMALAFAATLLHGTAAVDLVVGGNTGWTIPPNNTFYSNWASANTFRIGDTLVFNFATGAHDLTVVTRQAYDSCSTANAVNRITNGPARVRLNTTGQHYYICGFPGHCAAGQKLTVNVVGNNSGGSAPAPSAGGGPGTSPAPPGPSGTGTDTTPSTQAPPPSDTAPIGVSFAAVLMFVAVGLFY